The following DNA comes from Nitrosopumilus sp..
AAAAATAACCTATCATGTAGTTAATTTAAAATCCAAAAGTTTTTGTTAATTTTGTATGTCGAATCTTAAGATAGATTGTTTTCTAGTCACCCAAACTATTATCGATATTGATAAAAACAAAATAACTATTGCTAATCCTGCAAATTCTGGAATTATAGTAGTTCCATTTATGGTAATTAATTTGGCATAAGAAGGAATTTGGTTAATTATTAGTACAGTAGTTTCACTATCAAATTCCTGGGAAAATTCTTCTGTCATGACGCCATCAATAGATACAGAAGATATTCCACTGATCAGTGCAGACGGTAAAAACAATGTTAATGTATTGTCATCATTTATTGTGTTTCCCTTTAATTCAAGAGAAATTGATTTTGTGTTTTTATCAATGCTGACATGATCTACCAATCGGTTGAATTTATACTCTAAATCAAAGGTATTTGTACCATCTCCAAAATCCGAGCCAACATTTGGCAAAATGCTATAACCGCTACTTACGCTTACAAGACCTGTTTTCCAGGGATGAAGTGTGCAGTAATATGGAAATTCTCCTATCTCTGTGAATTTTTGCACAAATGATTTTCCCAGACCAATCTTGCCACTGTCAAAAATTCCATCAGGGCCTAACCTAGGTGTTCCAGAAGTCACTGTATGTGAAGTGGTGTCCCCATTTTTCCAAAAAATTGTATCATTTACTATAATTTCAATAAATCCTGATGCATCTCCATCCTTTTCACTTGACCAATGAAATGGAGCTGACATATCAGCTGAACCAGAAGGGATATTGATATCATAAACTGATTCTGCAAGTACTGAAGAAGAAGATAATAATGGAAGAATTATCAAAGAAGTCATTACAATCCAAATTAATTTTTTCAATTACAGTGTTTTGGAACTTTTTGGATTTAAAGTTATTCTGAATCAAACTTTTTGATGTCAAAAATCATTCTGAGTTACCAAATTTTTTTTATGCAAAAATTTTCAAGATTGTTTAAGGCTACTTTATATCCCACCTGTATCCCCTCATTTTTTGAAGTGATTTTAATTATAAATGAATTATATGAATATACAAGTTTAACAATTATGCCTTTACATGGTGAGAAAGTATTAAACTTAAACTTTGGAGTGTGAGTATATGCGCATACTACAACTACACTGTGATAGTATAGAGTATACTCCTACAAAAAAAGAGATAAAATCAGCTGAAGATATTGAGAATCCTCAAACTCAAAAACTAGAAGAGATCGTGGTTGTTTTTGTCGCAATGGAAGAAGGTGATGACTCTTCAGTTGCAAAAAATGCAATGTCACAGATAAAAAAGTCTATGGAAAAAATTGGTTGTAAAAAATTACTGTTATATCCATACGCTCATCTTAGTTCCAATTTAGCAAAACCTTCTACTGCCATGATGTTGCTCAAAGAGATGGAAAATAGCGCATCTGGTCTTGAAGTATCCCATTCACCATTTGGATGGACCAAATCATACAAATTACAAGTAAAGGGGCATCCTCTAGCTGAGAGTTCTAAAATCATCACAAAAGATTCCACAAGTTCAAAAGATGATGAGATTACATCTGAGGCCCTAAAAGGTGAATCTAAAATTCGCTCAATTTGGAAGATTATGACTCCTGATGGAGTAATGACAAATATTGGAGATTTTAATTTTTCAAAAAATAAAAATCTAGAGATTTTAGCAAAATACGAAGCAGCAAAACAACGACGTGTAGATGAGCCACCACCACATGTTGCATTAATGAAGAAGATGGGAATAGCTGATTACGAACCTGCGTCAGACTCTGGCAACATGAGATTTTATCCTAATGGACGTTTAATAAAATCATTAATTGAACGCTATGTTACTGATAGAGTTAAGGAATATGGCGGGTATGAAGTTGAAACACCAATTATGTATGATTCAGAACATCCAAGTATGATCAGCTATTTTAATAGGTTTCCTGCGCGACAATACAATATTAATTCAGAAGGGAAAAAATTATTTTTGAGGTTTGCTGCATGCTTTGGTCAATTCTTAATGGCAAATCAATATCAATTATCTTACAGAAACTTACCGTACAGACTATACGAGTTAACACGGTATAGTTTTAGACGTGAACAATCTGGCGAGTTAGTTGGTCTGAGACGATTAAGAGCATTTACAATGCCTGAT
Coding sequences within:
- a CDS encoding PEFG-CTERM sorting domain-containing protein — its product is MKKLIWIVMTSLIILPLLSSSSVLAESVYDINIPSGSADMSAPFHWSSEKDGDASGFIEIIVNDTIFWKNGDTTSHTVTSGTPRLGPDGIFDSGKIGLGKSFVQKFTEIGEFPYYCTLHPWKTGLVSVSSGYSILPNVGSDFGDGTNTFDLEYKFNRLVDHVSIDKNTKSISLELKGNTINDDNTLTLFLPSALISGISSVSIDGVMTEEFSQEFDSETTVLIINQIPSYAKLITINGTTIIPEFAGLAIVILFLSISIIVWVTRKQSILRFDIQN
- a CDS encoding threonine--tRNA ligase, with the protein product MRILQLHCDSIEYTPTKKEIKSAEDIENPQTQKLEEIVVVFVAMEEGDDSSVAKNAMSQIKKSMEKIGCKKLLLYPYAHLSSNLAKPSTAMMLLKEMENSASGLEVSHSPFGWTKSYKLQVKGHPLAESSKIITKDSTSSKDDEITSEALKGESKIRSIWKIMTPDGVMTNIGDFNFSKNKNLEILAKYEAAKQRRVDEPPPHVALMKKMGIADYEPASDSGNMRFYPNGRLIKSLIERYVTDRVKEYGGYEVETPIMYDSEHPSMISYFNRFPARQYNINSEGKKLFLRFAACFGQFLMANQYQLSYRNLPYRLYELTRYSFRREQSGELVGLRRLRAFTMPDCHAFCKDIDQAIDEIKTRFDLSQSVLHELGIEGSDYDMAIRFTEDFYNENKSAIEEIVKKHGRPVLVEMWKEKFFYFVLKWEFNFIDNLGKASALSTDQIDVENGNRYNIDFVDEHNQKQNPIILHNSPSGAIERIIYALLEKAAKKIKEGQKPQFPLWLAPTQVRVIPLKQEFNNFCESLVDKISSNDIRIDIDDRNESIGKRIREAEKEWIRYILVIGEKETNSQNLSIRDRKTGNVREVSFDDFLNEIKEQTDGKPFTGLNLPKHLSKRPQLMV